GTTATTGGGTTCTTACTAACACCCTGAACAAGGAAAAGGCGAGAGAGGAGGATCAACCGAGCTTGGACGCCCTATATCAGCTAGCGTGGAACACTGAAGCGAGTCCTAAAATACATCACTTCCTATGGAGATGCATCAGCAACGTATCACCGGTGGCAGGGAATATGGCTCGAAAACACATCTCCAAAGAAGCTGGCTGCTATAAATGCAGGTATGACACCGAAACGATCAATCACGTGTTGTTCCAGTGCCCTCTGGCCCGTCTGGTGTGGGCTCTCTCTCCCATTCCAACTCCTCCTGATGGCGTAATGGTACAATCCTTATACTCCAATATATATCATGTGTTGAATGTTCAGAAAGAGTATCCTATAGAAGATATACAAGCCGAGATTGCTCCTTGGTTGATGTGGAGATTATGGAAAAATAGAAATGAACTTGTGTTCAATGGAAAGGAGTATGAGGCAGAGTGCATTATAAGGAAAGCAAGAGAGGATGCTGAGGAATGGAAGGGAAGGAAAGTGGCTGAAGAAACTGCGGTGAAGAGACTTGAGGTACAACAACCCACAATTACTAACCAAGCGAATCCATGGAGACCTCCCCCCTCGAACTGGGTAAAATGTAATAGCGATGGTGCATGGCACAATGAGAGAGACACCAGTGGCTTGGGTTGGATCTGCAGGAATGAGACAGGTGAGGTATTGTGGGCAGGAGCTCGAGCTGTAACAAAGACGGGATCAGCGATACTAGCAGAAGCAGAGGCTTTAAAATGGGGTGCTGAAACTTTGGCAAATTTTGGATACAAGAATATCATCTTTGAAACTGACTCGTTACAATTGGCCAAGATGATCAATGGAACAGAGGAGGTGTGGCCAATTTTGCATCCCACAATTGAGCTGATCCGACATCACTTGTTACAGATTGGAACCTTTGAAGTGAGGTTCTATCCAAGAGTGGGTAATAAGGCAGCAGACATAATACCAAAGGAGTCGATCACTTTTGTGTCTAGTATTCCTATGTTGTATTCTGTTGTGCCAATGTGGCTGAAGTATCAAGTTTGGTCTGATAAATCCGTGTACTAGAACAATAGTCGGTAAATGAAACTATTTGATGAGAAAAAAAATAAATAAAACACAATACTAATCGAAATAAAATTCTAAGAAGGTTAAAAGTGAGTCCGACCGAACCTAGTTACAAAATCTATTTAAAATAGATGTGTCAGAGGTGTTAAAAAGTTAAGTTCAAACGAACGGCTGAGATCTGTCTGAATTCTCAAAAGGAAATACATATCGATCTAGATCAAGCATCAATACGAGTCGAGTTAAGGGTTTCGTCGGGAGCGCCTCCAATGATGAAACGCAAGGAACGTGAGAAGGGCAGCTTGGAGGCGATCCCTCTGAAGATGGAGATGGTGATCCATCACCAAAAAGAAGTCTTTTGCGANNNNNNNNNNNNNNNNNNNNNNNNNNNNNNNNNNNNNNNNNNNNNNNNNNNNNNNNNNNNNNNNNNNNNNNNNNNNNNNNNNNNNNNNNNNNNNNNNNNNNNNNNNNNNNNNNNNNNNNNNNNNNNNNNNNNNNNNNNNNNNNNNNNNNNNNNNNNNNNNNNNNNNNNNNNNNNNNNNNNNNNNNNNNNNNNNNNNNNNNNNNNNNNNNNNNNNNNNNNNNNNNNNNNNNNNNNNNNNNNNNNNNNNNNNNNNNNNNNNNNNNNNNNNNNNNNNNNNNNNNNNNNNNNNNNNNNNNNNNNNNNNNNNNNNNNNNNNNNNNNNNNNNNNNNNNNNNNNNNNNNNNNNNNNNNNNNNNNNNNNNNNNNNNNNNNNNNNNNNNNNNNNNNNNNNNNNNNNNNNNNNNNNNNNNNNNNNNNNNNNNNNNNNNNNNNNNNNNNNNNNNNNNNNNNNNNNNNNNNNNNNNNNNNNNNNNNNNNNNNNNNNNNNNNNNNNNNNNNNNNNNNNNNNNNNNNNNGAGCGTATGATTTCCCAAGGAACCAACAAGGCTGGTGACATCGTTTTCTCCCCAACAACTCTGACAGGCCGTGCCCAGCCCTTCTATGTTTTCTACTTCAACCCAGACACGAAAAACATTAGAAGAGTCAGGATCCACGGAGTCGCTGATACTGAAGAGTTCTGGAGCCGTTATGGACTCACTGACGTTTGTCGCGCCTCCTTCTCACCCCAACACGCTGATAGTATTGCTTCTTTATAAATGTGTGTGTTTTTAAGAGC
This sequence is a window from Brassica oleracea var. oleracea cultivar TO1000 chromosome C1, BOL, whole genome shotgun sequence. Protein-coding genes within it:
- the LOC106331580 gene encoding uncharacterized protein LOC106331580, whose translation is MARKHISKEAGCYKCRYDTETINHVLFQCPLARLVWALSPIPTPPDGVMVQSLYSNIYHVLNVQKEYPIEDIQAEIAPWLMWRLWKNRNELVFNGKEYEAECIIRKAREDAEEWKGRKVAEETAVKRLEVQQPTITNQANPWRPPPSNWVKCNSDGAWHNERDTSGLGWICRNETGEVLWAGARAVTKTGSAILAEAEALKWGAETLANFGYKNIIFETDSLQLAKMINGTEEVWPILHPTIELIRHHLLQIGTFEVRFYPRVGNKAADIIPKESITFVSSIPMLYSVVPMWLKYQVWSDKSVY